From one Asterias amurensis chromosome 10, ASM3211899v1 genomic stretch:
- the LOC139943006 gene encoding uncharacterized protein — MSNHTVKSSLMSSWSRDQVRCWIMNINLPSYAANQFYQEHVNGFILQKYKKKCLKKTKFLLYKSNWRLILYLRKSWLKMEKDVRETVASSGSRNLSLPSSVTYDMVKAKENIQDIVLHLNLKLRSFQDSFTEFNISDLNYLHRGDLHVTSESLESSFVEILNTGKNNLIVGFMNLTQGTFCDNFIEQFSEILGKIQDSGLTSFILEEFNLHNSSRKLLLYEKNIIGALTDNLFFRLGTESAFIRNSVIFDEVITNNMGVFSCDDGIQH; from the exons ATGTCGAATCATACAG TCAAGTCGTCACTTATGTCAAGCTGGAGTAGAGACCAAGTTCGATGCTGGATCATGAATATCAATCTACCAAGTTATGCTGCAAATCAGTTTTATCAAGAACATGTCAACGGTTTTATTTTACAGAAGTACaagaaaaagtgtttgaaaaaaacaaaattcctgtTGTACAAGTCAAATTGGCGTCTTATTTTATATCTGAGAAAAAGTTGGTTGAAAATGGAAAAAGATGTTCGAGAAACTGTTGCTTCGTCTGGTTCAAGAAATTTATCATTGCCTTCATCTGTTACGTATGACATGGTTAAAGCTAAAGAAAATATTCAAGACATAGTATTGCATTTAAATTTAAAGTTGAGGTCATTTCAAGATTCATTTACGGAATTTAATATTTCAGACTTAAACTATTTGCATCGCGGTGATTTACATGTTACGTCAGAAAGCTTAGAATCTTCTTTCGTTGAAATATTGAACACAGGAAAAAACAACTTAATAGTCGGCTTTATGAATCTAACACAAGGTACTTTCTGTGACAACTTTATTGAACAATTTAGTGAAATATTAGGAAAAATCCAAGATTCTGGTCTAACAAGTTTTATACTTGAAGAATTCAATTTGCATAACAGCTCGAGAAAGTTGCTTCTTTATGAGAAAAATATCATAGGTGCTCTGACAGATAATTTATTCTTCCGACTCGGAACTGAAAGCGCGTTTATAAGAAATTCAGTTATATTTGATGAAGTTATAACAAACAACATGGGTGTGTTTAGTTGTGATGACGGAatacaacattaa